In Streptomyces dangxiongensis, one DNA window encodes the following:
- a CDS encoding ROK family protein — translation MSGEADPRAAGERTTTRARLDRGRGALGPALELVHTGRAPTRAVLTAELGVTRATAGAVAAELEALGLIRVDARPGSAAGSQGRPSHRLEVAEDGPVALAAQIHADGFRAALVGLGGRIVATAPGCETVEADPAKVLGSVVEAGAELLRTTGRRCVGAGLAVPSAVAEPGGLALNPLHLAWPVGAPVTRTFAECVRAAGISGPAFAANDVNLAALAEHRHGAGRGARDLLCVATGHRGVGGALVLDGRLHTGSSGLALEVGHLTVNPEGRPCHCGSRGCLDVEADPLALLVEAGREPGPEVSLLQQANDLLRTRYDDKAVRTAAEALIDRLGLGLAGLVNILNPDRIILGGLHRTLLDADPARLRAVVADRSLWGQSGGVPILPCTLDHNSLVGAAELAWQPVLDDPLGGLAAGA, via the coding sequence ATGAGCGGCGAGGCGGATCCCCGGGCGGCGGGGGAGAGGACCACCACGAGGGCGCGGCTGGACCGGGGGCGCGGTGCGCTCGGACCCGCGCTGGAGCTGGTGCACACCGGGCGCGCCCCCACCCGGGCCGTGCTCACCGCCGAACTCGGTGTCACCCGGGCGACGGCCGGCGCGGTGGCCGCCGAGCTGGAGGCGCTCGGCCTGATCCGGGTGGACGCCCGGCCCGGCTCGGCGGCCGGCTCCCAGGGCCGCCCCTCGCACCGGCTGGAGGTCGCCGAGGACGGCCCGGTGGCCCTCGCGGCGCAGATCCACGCCGACGGCTTCCGGGCCGCGCTGGTCGGTCTCGGCGGACGGATCGTGGCGACCGCGCCCGGCTGCGAGACCGTCGAGGCCGACCCGGCCAAGGTGCTCGGCTCCGTGGTCGAGGCGGGCGCGGAGCTGCTGCGCACGACCGGCCGGCGCTGCGTCGGCGCCGGACTCGCCGTACCGTCGGCCGTCGCCGAACCCGGCGGCCTGGCGCTCAACCCCCTGCACCTGGCCTGGCCCGTCGGCGCCCCCGTCACGCGGACCTTCGCCGAGTGCGTACGCGCCGCCGGCATCTCCGGGCCCGCGTTCGCGGCCAACGACGTCAACCTCGCCGCGCTCGCCGAACACCGGCACGGCGCCGGCCGGGGCGCACGGGATCTGCTGTGCGTGGCCACCGGACACCGGGGCGTGGGCGGCGCGCTCGTCCTCGACGGCCGCCTGCACACCGGCAGTTCAGGGCTCGCCCTGGAGGTCGGCCACCTCACCGTCAACCCCGAGGGCCGCCCCTGCCACTGCGGCAGCCGCGGCTGCCTCGACGTCGAGGCCGACCCGCTGGCCCTGCTCGTGGAGGCCGGCCGCGAACCCGGCCCCGAGGTGTCGCTGCTCCAGCAGGCCAACGACCTGCTGCGCACGCGGTACGACGACAAGGCCGTCCGCACGGCCGCCGAAGCCCTCATCGACCGTCTCGGCCTCGGCCTCGCCGGCCTGGTGAACATCCTCAACCCCGACCGCATCATCCTCGGCGGCCTGCACCGCACCCTCCTGGACGCGGACCCCGCCCGGCTCCGCGCCGTGGTCGCCGACCGCAGCCTGTGGGGCCAGAGCGGCGGCGTCCCCATCCTCCCGTGCACCCTGGACCACAACAGCCTGGTCGGCGCCGCCGAACTGGCCTGGCAGCCGGTCCTGGACGATCCGTTGGGTGGGCTTGCGGCGGGTGCCTAG
- a CDS encoding phosphotriesterase family protein produces the protein MSHVRTVLGDIPGAELGVCDAHDHLFLRSPRLPGQELDDLSAARAELAAFRAAGGAAVVQWTPYGMGRRAADLPALSRTTGVRLVCATGLHRAAHYDAESLARLRGGRLAALFVSELTEGIGTTGVRAGLIKVAGGFHALDAHARWTMTAAAEAHHATGAPVAVHLEQGTGALDVLDLLCGELGVPGERVVLGHLNRAPDPVVHRQAAMSGCWLAFDGPSLAHHATDWRMPEAVRALAEAGFGDRLLLGGDTVTAGARSVDGGPGMPYLLRRVRTRLTEAVGADLVDRMLTEHPARAFAADWPPAQE, from the coding sequence GTGAGCCACGTCCGTACGGTCCTCGGCGACATCCCGGGCGCGGAGCTGGGCGTGTGCGACGCGCACGACCACCTCTTCCTGCGCAGCCCGCGGCTGCCGGGACAGGAACTGGACGACCTCTCCGCCGCGCGGGCCGAGTTGGCGGCCTTCCGCGCGGCGGGTGGCGCGGCCGTCGTGCAGTGGACGCCGTACGGCATGGGCCGGCGTGCGGCGGATCTGCCGGCGCTGTCCCGGACGACCGGGGTGCGTCTGGTCTGCGCGACGGGTCTGCACCGAGCGGCGCACTACGACGCGGAGTCACTCGCCCGGCTGCGCGGTGGCCGGCTGGCCGCGCTGTTCGTCTCCGAACTCACCGAGGGCATCGGGACGACCGGGGTACGCGCCGGTCTCATCAAGGTGGCCGGCGGCTTCCACGCACTGGACGCGCACGCCCGCTGGACCATGACGGCGGCGGCCGAGGCGCACCACGCCACCGGTGCGCCCGTCGCCGTACACCTGGAGCAGGGCACCGGCGCGCTGGACGTACTCGACCTGCTGTGCGGTGAGTTGGGGGTGCCCGGGGAGCGGGTGGTCCTGGGTCATCTGAACCGCGCCCCCGACCCGGTGGTGCACCGGCAGGCGGCCATGTCGGGCTGCTGGCTGGCGTTCGACGGGCCGTCCCTCGCCCACCACGCCACCGACTGGCGGATGCCGGAGGCCGTACGGGCCCTGGCGGAGGCCGGGTTCGGGGACCGGCTGCTGCTCGGCGGGGACACGGTGACCGCCGGGGCACGCTCGGTGGACGGCGGGCCCGGGATGCCCTACCTGCTGCGCCGGGTGCGCACGCGGCTGACGGAGGCGGTGGGCGCGGACCTGGTGGACCGCATGCTCACGGAGCATCCGGCGCGGGCCTTCGCCGCCGACTGGCCACCGGCCCAGGAGTAG
- a CDS encoding DUF4865 family protein: MHAMQYELSLPADYDMGVIRARVARVGHLLDDWEGLGLKAYLIRERGAHGSPVNQYAPFYLWNTVDGMNRFLWGGPFQGLVDDFGRPAVRRWTGLAHAEGTAERAAFAVRRRQPVPEGAELTALMEDAVAGAERLAAEDGAVLAATAVDPDRWELVHFSLWEHATAKADGDVFEVLHLSAPGLDRLPRGRQW; this comes from the coding sequence ATGCACGCAATGCAGTACGAGTTGTCCCTGCCCGCCGACTACGACATGGGCGTCATCCGTGCCCGGGTCGCCCGCGTGGGCCATCTGCTGGACGACTGGGAGGGGCTCGGCCTCAAGGCGTACCTGATACGTGAACGCGGCGCGCACGGCTCGCCGGTGAACCAGTACGCGCCGTTCTACCTCTGGAACACGGTCGACGGCATGAACCGCTTCCTGTGGGGCGGCCCCTTCCAGGGACTCGTCGACGACTTCGGGCGGCCCGCGGTGCGGCGGTGGACCGGCCTCGCCCACGCCGAAGGTACGGCCGAACGCGCCGCGTTCGCCGTGCGTCGGCGGCAACCGGTGCCCGAGGGTGCGGAGTTGACAGCGCTGATGGAGGACGCGGTGGCCGGGGCGGAACGGCTGGCCGCCGAGGACGGCGCCGTACTCGCCGCGACGGCCGTGGACCCGGACCGCTGGGAGCTGGTGCACTTCTCCCTCTGGGAGCACGCCACCGCGAAGGCCGACGGGGATGTCTTCGAGGTGCTGCATCTGTCCGCCCCGGGCCTGGACCGGCTCCCGCGCGGACGGCAGTGGTGA
- a CDS encoding (R)-mandelonitrile lyase codes for MHITRRGPDTWRGPAEHFTGTVWLDEIAAPAAPSRLRMLNVHFAPGGHTAWHRHPHGQVLHVLEGEGLVQRKGGAAEVIRAGDTVWIEPGEWHWHGAGPRTFMTHLAVVEAAEDGTTAEWDCHVSAADYPA; via the coding sequence GTGCACATCACCAGACGGGGGCCCGACACCTGGCGGGGCCCCGCGGAGCACTTCACCGGCACGGTCTGGCTGGACGAGATCGCCGCGCCCGCGGCCCCGTCCCGGCTGCGCATGCTGAACGTCCACTTCGCGCCGGGCGGCCACACGGCCTGGCACCGGCACCCGCACGGGCAGGTGCTGCACGTCCTGGAGGGCGAGGGGCTGGTGCAGCGCAAGGGCGGGGCGGCCGAGGTGATCCGCGCGGGCGACACGGTGTGGATCGAGCCCGGGGAATGGCACTGGCACGGTGCCGGGCCCCGCACCTTCATGACCCACCTCGCGGTCGTGGAGGCCGCCGAGGACGGCACCACCGCCGAGTGGGACTGCCATGTGTCCGCCGCCGACTACCCCGCCTGA
- a CDS encoding TetR/AcrR family transcriptional regulator, giving the protein MSTPERLIESTRELLWERGYVGTSPKAILERAEAGQGSMYHHFKGKPDLALAAIRRTAEELRATAAAVLDGPGTPYERIEAYLLRERDVLRGCPVGRLTMDPDVIASEELRAPVDETIAVIRERIAGIVEEGKRQGQFAPELDGAEIGAAVVATVQGGYVLARASGSPAAFDAGVRGLLSLLAPRTARREN; this is encoded by the coding sequence ATGAGCACCCCGGAACGACTGATCGAGTCCACGCGCGAGCTGCTGTGGGAGCGCGGATACGTGGGCACCAGCCCCAAGGCGATCCTGGAGCGCGCGGAGGCCGGTCAGGGCAGCATGTACCACCACTTCAAGGGCAAGCCCGACCTCGCCCTGGCGGCGATCCGGCGCACCGCCGAGGAGTTGCGGGCCACCGCAGCGGCCGTGCTCGACGGTCCCGGTACGCCGTACGAGCGCATCGAGGCGTATCTGCTGCGCGAGCGTGACGTGCTGCGCGGCTGCCCGGTCGGCCGGCTGACGATGGACCCGGACGTGATCGCCAGCGAGGAGCTGCGCGCACCGGTCGACGAGACCATCGCCGTCATCCGTGAGCGGATCGCCGGGATCGTCGAAGAGGGCAAGCGGCAGGGGCAGTTCGCGCCCGAGCTGGACGGTGCGGAGATCGGCGCGGCCGTCGTCGCCACCGTGCAGGGCGGATATGTGCTCGCGCGCGCCTCCGGCTCCCCCGCCGCCTTCGACGCCGGTGTCCGCGGTCTGCTCTCCCTGCTCGCACCCCGAACTGCCCGACGGGAGAACTGA
- a CDS encoding L-cysteine desulfhydrase Cds1, with protein MSTTHQTRTGATLDVDRSDAAYRGWLKEAVRKVQADANRSADTHLLHFPLPERWGIDLYLKDESTHPTGSLKHRLARSLFLYGLCNGWIRPDRPVIEASSGSTAVSEAYFAKLIGVPFIAVMPRTTSAEKIRLIEFHGGRCHFVDDSRKMYEESARLAVETGGHYMDQFTYAERATDWRGNNNIAESIFRQLRLERFPEPAWIVATAGTGGTSATLARYVHYMQYDTRICVADPENSCFFDGWTTGDPDVTCDCGSRIEGIGRPRMEPSFVPGAVDRMMKVPDAASVAAVRALDRAINRKAGGSTGTGLWSALKIVAEMVAEGRRGSVVTLLCDPGDRYLDKYYSDAWLTGQGLDITPYATAIDSFLATGEWPV; from the coding sequence GTGAGCACCACCCATCAGACCAGGACCGGCGCCACTCTCGACGTCGACCGCAGTGACGCCGCCTACCGAGGCTGGCTCAAAGAAGCCGTCCGCAAGGTGCAGGCCGACGCAAACCGCTCGGCGGACACGCACCTGCTGCACTTCCCGCTGCCCGAGCGGTGGGGCATCGACCTCTATCTCAAGGACGAGTCGACCCACCCGACCGGCAGTCTCAAGCACCGGCTCGCCCGGTCCCTGTTCCTCTACGGCCTCTGCAACGGCTGGATCCGCCCGGACCGACCGGTGATCGAGGCCTCCAGCGGCTCGACGGCGGTCTCGGAGGCGTATTTCGCCAAGCTGATCGGGGTGCCCTTCATCGCGGTCATGCCGCGCACGACGAGCGCCGAGAAGATCCGGCTGATCGAGTTCCACGGCGGACGGTGCCACTTCGTGGACGACTCGCGGAAGATGTACGAGGAGTCCGCCCGGCTCGCGGTGGAGACCGGCGGCCACTACATGGACCAGTTCACCTACGCCGAGCGGGCCACGGACTGGCGCGGCAACAACAACATCGCCGAATCCATCTTCCGTCAGCTACGGCTGGAGCGGTTCCCGGAGCCGGCCTGGATCGTCGCGACGGCGGGCACCGGCGGCACCTCCGCGACGCTCGCGCGCTACGTCCACTACATGCAGTACGACACCCGGATCTGCGTCGCCGACCCGGAGAACTCCTGCTTCTTCGACGGCTGGACGACCGGCGACCCGGACGTCACCTGCGACTGCGGTTCGCGCATCGAGGGGATCGGCCGGCCGCGCATGGAGCCCAGCTTCGTGCCCGGCGCGGTCGACCGGATGATGAAGGTCCCGGACGCGGCCAGTGTCGCCGCCGTCCGGGCCCTGGACCGGGCCATCAACCGCAAGGCGGGCGGTTCGACCGGCACCGGTCTGTGGAGCGCCCTGAAGATCGTCGCGGAGATGGTGGCGGAGGGCCGCCGGGGCAGTGTGGTGACGCTGCTCTGCGACCCGGGGGACCGTTATCTCGACAAGTACTACTCGGACGCGTGGCTGACCGGGCAGGGTCTGGACATCACGCCGTACGCCACGGCGATCGACTCGTTCCTGGCGACGGGTGAGTGGCCGGTCTGA
- a CDS encoding ATP-binding protein: MTSLTRDPLLWILLVVLLAAVVAVMRARRTNMALRRTRKDLEAGLGQARGDVGQLHSHVAALTAQHRRDLADVRADAEAATKAVLKSAMGTLQSLAEEQQVLLDNLLKKYGDTTDVLADLMSVDHTGSQFGRRAKGISVLCGGWLGRREGAATVYDVARSAQGRIKDFDRVGVHSQVNVSLVGKAVEPVAVVLAELLDNATTYSAPGTPVEVNIQTVPTGVCFIVDDAGLGMDQETKDRATALLTVDGPVDITGLGDPPRFGFAVCGMLAARYGFAVSVGSVSPYGGVRAVIRVPESLLAADAPSPAAGAQDSPGPQAAPQRLAPVPVVGPSHVVGTTTGGLPKRRRRSGPVTMVPALDSTNQDATSEPAGEVTASRLGAFARGTHLGRTTNTTEGSDDQ, translated from the coding sequence ATGACGTCTTTGACCCGGGATCCACTGCTGTGGATCTTGCTTGTGGTGCTCCTCGCTGCGGTCGTCGCAGTGATGCGGGCCCGGAGAACCAACATGGCGCTCCGAAGAACGAGGAAGGACCTGGAGGCAGGACTCGGGCAGGCCCGCGGCGACGTCGGCCAGCTCCACAGCCACGTCGCGGCGCTGACCGCGCAGCACCGGCGCGACCTCGCCGACGTACGGGCGGACGCGGAGGCGGCGACCAAGGCGGTGCTGAAGTCCGCGATGGGAACGCTCCAGTCGCTGGCCGAGGAACAGCAGGTGCTCCTGGACAACCTGCTGAAGAAGTACGGCGACACCACCGACGTCCTGGCCGACCTGATGTCGGTCGACCACACCGGCAGCCAGTTCGGCCGCCGCGCCAAGGGCATCTCCGTGCTGTGCGGCGGCTGGCTCGGCAGACGGGAGGGCGCCGCCACCGTCTACGACGTCGCCCGCAGCGCGCAGGGCAGGATCAAGGACTTCGACCGGGTCGGCGTCCACTCCCAGGTCAACGTCTCCCTCGTCGGCAAGGCCGTCGAGCCGGTCGCCGTCGTCCTGGCCGAACTGCTGGACAACGCGACGACCTACAGCGCGCCCGGAACGCCGGTCGAGGTCAACATCCAGACCGTGCCCACCGGTGTGTGCTTCATCGTGGACGACGCCGGTCTCGGCATGGACCAGGAGACCAAGGACCGGGCGACGGCACTGCTCACCGTCGACGGCCCCGTCGACATCACCGGTCTCGGCGATCCGCCGCGGTTCGGCTTCGCCGTGTGCGGCATGCTCGCCGCCCGCTACGGCTTCGCCGTCTCCGTCGGTTCCGTGTCCCCCTACGGCGGAGTGCGTGCAGTGATTCGTGTACCCGAGAGCCTCCTCGCGGCCGACGCCCCTTCTCCCGCGGCCGGCGCCCAGGACAGCCCGGGCCCGCAGGCGGCCCCCCAGCGACTGGCGCCCGTCCCGGTCGTGGGCCCCTCGCACGTGGTGGGCACGACCACCGGCGGCCTGCCCAAACGCCGTCGGCGCTCGGGTCCCGTCACGATGGTCCCGGCCCTCGACAGCACCAACCAGGACGCGACGTCCGAGCCGGCCGGCGAGGTGACCGCGTCGCGGCTCGGAGCGTTCGCACGCGGCACACACCTCGGGCGCACCACGAACACCACGGAAGGATCTGACGACCAGTGA
- a CDS encoding roadblock/LC7 domain-containing protein — MKTDLSWVLNDVLGVRGARHAILVSGDGLLLHRSDDIGRDDAETNAAAMSSMQSLSRAVAGFVGAGHGIWKQTLLEYDGGWIFLIAAGQGSYLAVSAALDVDMEAVSFRMQKTVAALSKAMSVAPRADNGVGS; from the coding sequence GTGAAGACCGACCTGTCCTGGGTGCTGAACGACGTGCTCGGGGTGCGCGGAGCCCGCCACGCGATCCTCGTCTCGGGCGACGGCCTGCTGCTGCACCGCTCGGACGACATCGGACGGGACGACGCCGAGACGAACGCCGCCGCGATGAGTTCGATGCAGTCGCTGAGCCGCGCCGTCGCGGGCTTCGTCGGAGCGGGACACGGCATCTGGAAGCAGACGCTGCTCGAGTACGACGGCGGCTGGATCTTCCTCATCGCCGCGGGCCAGGGCTCCTACCTCGCCGTCTCGGCCGCACTGGACGTCGACATGGAGGCCGTGTCCTTCCGCATGCAGAAGACGGTGGCCGCCCTGAGCAAGGCGATGAGTGTGGCGCCGCGTGCGGACAACGGTGTCGGCTCATGA
- a CDS encoding DUF742 domain-containing protein, translated as MTKPVEEASVTSDFVRSYVITGGRTLPDSDDLALHTLVTLAPERTPPLGAGPEVTAIWHLCAGGYLSVAEVAGHLELPVGVARLLLTDLFEQGHLLRRAEPPRAQNVDRATLEKVLNGLQSLIG; from the coding sequence ATGACGAAGCCCGTCGAGGAAGCCTCCGTCACCAGCGACTTCGTCCGCTCGTACGTCATCACCGGCGGCCGGACACTGCCGGACTCGGACGACCTGGCGTTGCACACCCTGGTCACCCTCGCCCCCGAGCGGACCCCTCCGCTGGGGGCCGGTCCCGAGGTGACGGCGATCTGGCACCTGTGCGCGGGCGGCTACCTGTCGGTCGCCGAGGTGGCCGGCCACCTGGAACTCCCCGTGGGGGTGGCCCGGCTGCTGCTGACCGACTTATTCGAGCAGGGCCACCTCCTGCGCCGCGCCGAGCCGCCCCGGGCGCAGAACGTTGACAGAGCGACCCTCGAGAAGGTTCTGAATGGACTCCAATCCCTCATCGGCTGA
- a CDS encoding GTP-binding protein, which yields MDSNPSSAETAPGSIYVSSAVTNAAKILVVGHFAVGKTTFIGSLSEITPLRTEERMTQASLHVDDLRGVTDKSTTTVALDFGRLTLSDDLVLYLFGTPGQQRFMQLWEDMARGALGALLLVDPARLEETFPVIDLVERYGLEYAIAVNSFGTDTAYAEAEVREALDLLPDTPVVYCDARDRQSSAHALIALVRHLLTRAA from the coding sequence ATGGACTCCAATCCCTCATCGGCTGAGACGGCCCCTGGATCCATCTACGTCTCCAGCGCGGTGACCAACGCGGCCAAGATCCTGGTCGTCGGGCATTTCGCCGTGGGCAAGACGACGTTCATCGGCTCGCTGTCGGAGATCACCCCGCTGCGCACCGAGGAGAGGATGACGCAGGCGTCGCTCCACGTGGACGACCTCAGGGGTGTGACGGACAAGTCCACCACCACCGTGGCCCTGGACTTCGGCCGGCTGACGCTCAGCGACGACCTCGTGCTGTACCTCTTCGGCACCCCCGGACAGCAGCGTTTCATGCAGTTGTGGGAGGACATGGCCCGTGGCGCGCTGGGCGCGCTGCTGCTGGTCGACCCCGCCCGGCTGGAGGAGACCTTCCCTGTCATCGACCTCGTCGAACGGTACGGACTCGAGTACGCCATCGCGGTCAACAGCTTCGGCACGGACACGGCGTACGCGGAGGCGGAGGTCCGTGAGGCCCTCGACCTGCTCCCGGACACCCCCGTCGTCTACTGCGACGCCCGCGACCGGCAGTCCTCCGCCCACGCGCTGATCGCGCTCGTGCGTCACCTGCTCACCCGAGCCGCCTGA